In the genome of Streptomyces sp. NBC_00259, the window CGCCTACGAGATCGAGGCCGAGATCACCCTTGGCACCGCCACAGAGATCGGCTTCCGGCTCCGGACCGACGACGACCAGCACACGACGGTCGGATACCACGCGGAGGCGCAGGAGCTGTTCGTGGACCGCTCGGCCTCGGGCCTGAGTGACTTCACGCAGTACTTCACGGGCCGCACGGTCGCGCCGATGAAGACGACCGACGGCCGCGTGACCCTGCGCGTGTACGTTGACTCGTCCTCGGTCGAGGCATTCGGCGGGGACGGACACGCCGCCGTGACCAGCCTGATCTTCCCCGGCCCGGACGCCGACGGCATGGCCTTCTACGCCAAGGGCGGCACCGCACACATCGAGTCGCTCAAGGTGCACAGGCTGGACAGCACCTTCCGCCTGGTGGATCGGGTGAAGCCGCTGGTGGCCGCCCCGACCGGTGGTGAATTCCGCTCGGGCCTCGGCAACTTGACGATCACCCCCGCGGGCCGCTGGTCGACGGACAGCGCGGGCCGCGCCGGAAGCTTCGACAAGGACTCCAACGCGATCTCGTCCCTCACGGCGACGGACTTGGACCTCACCACCCTGGTCCGGCTCGGCGGCCCCGACCCGGACACGGGCGGCGCCCTCTCCCTCCTCTGGCGCGCCTCCTCCGACGGCACCGATGCCTACTGCCTCAACATCGACCCCGACCTACGCGTGATCCGCCTGGTCGCCAAGGCCAACGGCTTCTTCGACGACGGCGCCGCCCTCGCCCGCGTCTCGGCCCTGCTCCGCCGCGGCACGACCTACCCCGTCCGCATCCTCACCGAGGGCGACCGCATCCAGGTGTTCCTCAACGGCGAGCGGATCATCGACGTGACGGACACGACGTACACGAGCGGACACATCGGCCTCAACGTGTTCGGAGGGAGGGCGGCCTACCAGAACACGTACGTGAAGCAGCTGTAACCACCGACCAGGGCCGACCTACGGCAATGCCCGCAGAGGCTCCACCCCCCCGAGTAACGGGGCGGAGCCTCTGCGGGCTGGAAGGACAATCCGCTGTGAGTGGGTTCGGAACCCCTTCCCGAATTGGCGAGATCGGCCCTCGCCGACGCCCCGCGGAAGGGCAGTTCTCCGAAGCGTGGGGCACCAAGTACCCGGCCGTGATCAAGCTGTGGTCCGACGCCTGGGCCGAGTTCGTGCCCTTCCTCTCGTTCGACGTGGAGATCCGCAAGGTGATCTGCTCCACGAACGCGATCGAGAGCGTCAACGCCCGCATACGCAAGGCCGTCCGGGCCCGCGGTCACTTCCCGAACGAGGCCGCCGCTCTCAAGTGCGTGTATACGGCGCTGATGAGCCTGGACCCCACAGGACAGGGCCGCCGGCGCTGGACCATGCGCTGGAAGGCACCGCTCAACGCCTTCCAAATCGCCTTCGAGGGCCGCCTCACCCCCACCCACCACTGACATCTCAACAACCAAGATCAGCCGTTAACTTTACAGACCCCCGGCACTCGCCTCGTCGTCGTCACACTCGGCGGGCGCGGCGCTCTCGCATCACTGGACGGCTCGCGCGTCGCTGTCCCGGCCCCGCCTACCGTGGTCGTTGACACAGTTGGCGCCGGCGACTCCTTCACCGCGGGTCTCCTCCACCGACTCGCTGCTCTCGAAAGCCTCGGCGGCCGACTCGACGACCTGACGCTCGAAGACCCCACCGATGCCTGCGCATTCGCCGCCCAAGGCGCCGCCCTGACGTGCGCGGTCCCCGGTGCGAACCCACCCTGGGCAGACGAACCGGCACCGCGGATCGGCGCTGCACGAAACCTGCCGCGCCACATGGGTTGAAGGGCATTCAGCCACGGTGACGGCGGTCTCGTGCGAAGCGACCGCAGCGCCCATCAGATGTCCGCAGCTGGCGCTGCCTGAGCAGTAGCCAACCCGGCCCGGCGCGACCAGTACCCCGCATTCGCCCGGCTGCGGCGATCACGTGTAACCGCTCGGCAGGGCGGGAGCCTGCGGATCCAGGCGCTGACAGAGCTACTCGGACTCCTGGGCCTGCCACGTCTCTAGCACGGTGCGAGAGGGATCCCAGCCGGTGGTGATCCGGTTGATCGGTGGGTTGAATTCTCCGCTGCACATGAGCTCGTAGAGCTCCACGAGGTCTTGCTGCGTGACGCAGAGGGAGCCGAGATGCGCAGCTGCTGGAAGGCTGGCCTGGCGCTGCGGCTGGGCCCTCGCCCCGGCCGCATCGACCTCGGACTCGGCCGCGCCACCGCCGCCCCTGGGCGGCCTCGCCCTGCGCCGCGACATCATGGCGCGCTTTCGTAAGCCAGGTCTCCCGGCGACGGAGGTCGCTGTCACGCTGCAGCGAGGCCGACGCCGTCTCGACCGTGACGCTCATTTGACGCTCCGGGCCCCGACATGTCGGCCACTGAGCCGAGAAGCAGGTTTCGGCCTGCGGTTTCTGTCTCCTCGCCCCCTGTGACATCTTTTCGATGACCTCGCACGCGGAGTGCGTGGCGATTCTGGAGCCTGCTGAGAAGGGTGCCTGACCTGCTGTTTCGCGCACCAGGTGGCTCGTTCGACCTGTTTTCGCTCGCGGAACGGGTCGAACGGGCAAACCACCTGCCTCGACCGGTCTGACCTGCGGGTCAGGGCGCGGTGAGGATGATATGAGGGATGTTGGCGAAGCGCCTTTTGCGATTTTTGACGCCCGGATGACGCTCGATTCGGGGCTGCCCCGGGGGAGCGTTGTTCGGACGGCGATCGGGGAGTGCGCGAAGGATTAGCGCCGCCCGAAATCCGTACATCCGAACGCCTCGGCGTTGCGGCTGACGGGGTACCGGGACATCCGAGCCAAGTCTCGTGAAGCGGCCGCTGGCGTGCGACTCGCCGGGTGCGATCCTTGCAGCGGGAGAAGGCGTTCGTCCTCCTCGACGGCGCATGGTCCGACAGTGGAGCTGCGGCACTCAGCTGCGAGAACGCTGCCTCAGTGTCCGAATCACGACCACCGCAAACAGCACGGCCGCCGCGGGTAGCGCGGCTTTCCTGAGCAGCACGGGCAGCGCAGCCGCACCGAGGTCGATGGCCTCCGGTTCTGGTGCGAGCCGGCCCTGTAGAGATTCCGTGGTGCTCGTCGCGGACACCGCAGACGCGCCAGGGCCCACCTCCCGCAGCAGCTCTTCGAGCCGGGTGGCGAACTGCTGAACGATGCGGTCGCCGACCTCGGTCATGATGCCCCGGCCGAATTGAGCCGGCCGGCCGGTGATGTCGAGGTCCGTGCGTACGCGCACCAGCGTGCCGGCCGGAGCGGCGGTCAGGGTCGCGGTGACCGTGGCCGACGCGGTGCCCGCGCCGCGGGTCTCGCTTCCGCTGAGGTCGAGAAGCATCGATCGTGCGGATCCGTCGCGGGTGACGGTGCCTTCGCCGCGGTAACTCATCTGCACCGCGCCGACCTTGACCTTGACGCGGCCGGTAAAGGAGTCGCCTTCGAGGGTGTCCAGCACGGCACCGGGCATACAGGGCGCGACCCGGTCAAGCTCTTGGAAGAGCTTCCAGGCGTCGTCGAGGCCGGCGGGGACGGTGAAGGAGTGGTCGAGTTGCATGGTTGTCCAATCTGGAGAGTGGTCGGCCGGGCCGGCAGTGGGTGCGTCGCCCGTTCAAGGGCTGGGCGGACTCAGGTGCCGACTGCCGTACGGATCAGCGCGCGCACCCGGCTCGGCGAGAGAGGGCCGCGGCGTACGACCACGTCGAGGGAACGCAGCGCGTCCTCGACGGCGCCGGCCAGCACTGCCTGCGGTGCGATCGCGCCGCCTTCGCCGAGTCCCTTGACGCCGAGGTCGTTCATGGGGCTCGGGGTGAAGATCTCGTCCATGTCGAGGTCGGGGATTTCCGAGGATGTGGGCACGAGGTAGTCCATGTAGGTACCGGTGCGGGGCTGGCCGTCGGGGCCGTAGATCATCTCCTCGTACAGTGCTCCGCCGATACCCTGCGCGATGCCGCCGGTGACCTGCCCTTCCGCGATCATCGGGTTGACGATGTTGCCCGCGTCGTGGACGACGACGTAGTGCAGGATCTCGATCTGGCCGGTGTGTTCGTCGACCTCGACGACGGCTGCGTGCGCTCCGCTCGCGACCGCGAAACCCGGTGGGCGGAAGTGCACGGTCTCGCTGATCTCGGTGCCGTGCCGGCCGTCGGTTGGTTCGGCGATGCCGGGCAGGGGTGCCTTGCCTGCCAGTTCCGCCAGGCTGATGGACGGGCCGCCAGGTTCCTTGGCCCGCACGATGCCGTCGTTCAGGTCGAGGCCGCCCGCCGCGACACCGAGGCGGCGGGCTGCCGCTTCGACGATCTTCTCGCGGACGAGTCGGCCTGCCCGGTGGGTGGCATTCCCGGCGTTGACCAGGGCGCGGCTGGCGATGGTGCCCACGCCGAACGGGGTGGCCTCGGTGTCGCCGCCGGCCACGTCGATGACGTCGAACGGCACGCCGATGGCGTCGGCGGCGATCTGCGCCATGGAGGTGCGGTGTCCCTGCCCCTGGGAGGGCGCGCCGATGGCGAGCCGCACCCGTCCGCTGGGGGCGACGTCGATGCGCGCGGTCTCGAACGGTCCGAGGCCGGTGGCCTCTATGTACATGGCGAATCCGATGCCGACGTGCTTCCCATCGCGGGCGCCTTCGCGCTGTCGGGCTCGTACCCCCTCGACGTCGGCCTTCGCGACGGCCCGGCGCAGGAGTTCGGGGAAGTCACCGGAGTCGTAGGACTGCGGGCTTCCCGAGCGGTCCACCAGGCCGGTCGCGTACGGCATCTCGTCGGGCCGCACAAGATTGCGCGTCCTCAACTCCTCGGGTTCGATGCCCAGTTCCGCGGACAGCCTGTCCATGGCCCGTTCCATGGCGAAGACCGTCTCCGGACGTCCGGCTCCCCGGTAGGGCGTGGCGAAGGCGGTGTTGGTGAGCACGCCGACGACATCGATGTGCACGTTCGGGACGCGGTAGGGGCCCAGGAGGTGGCACAGCGAGTTGTACGGCACGACCAGGCCGGTCATGTTGTATGCGCCGAAGTTGACGGTGATCCGGTCGCGTACGGCGACGAGGTGGCCTTCGGCGTCCGCGGCGAGTTCGATGCGGTGGATCTGTTCGCGGGCGTGCGAGGAGGCGGTGAGGTTCTCGTTGCGGTCCTCGCGCCACAGCACGGGGCGGCCGAGGCGACGGGCGGCGTGCGGGATGAGGAGTTCCTCGACGTAGAGGATGCCCTTCTGGCCGAAGCCTCCGCCGACGTCGGCCGCGATGACGTGGACCCTGGCGGATTCCAGGCCGAGGGTGTGGGCGATGGCGTCCCGCAGTCGGTGCGGGGTCTGGGTGCCCGACCAGACGGTCAGCCGGCCGCTGTACGGATCGACCTGGGCCGAGATCGCGCGGGTCTCGATCGGCGAGGCGACGTAGCGATGGGCCTCGAACCGCTCGCTCACCACGGCGTGCGCGCCGGCGAACGCCCTTTCCGGGTCACCGACGCGGGTGGCGACGGCGACCGCGGTGTTGTCCGGCAGGTCCTCGTGCAGCCGGGTCGCGTCCTCGGTCAGGGCGTGTTCGGGGTCGACGAGCACCGGCAGCGGTCCGTACCGCACCTCGACGAGTTCCAGGGCGTCCTCGGCGAGGTAGCGGTTCTCGGCGAAGACGACGGCGACGGGCTGGCCCACGTAGAGGACCTTCTCGCGGGCGAGCAGGGGCATGGGAGTCATCCGGACCAGCGGGTCCAGGAGCTCGGCGAGGCCCGGCGGGGTGCGCAGTTCTTCCTTGTTCAGCATCGCGGGCAGGTCCGCCACATCGCCGCCGGTCCAGACGGCGACGACGCCGGGTGCGGCCAGGGCCGCGGTCACGTCGACCGACTCGATACGGGCGTGGGCGTGCGGGCTGCGCAGGAAGGCGGCCTCGACGGCGCCGGGGAGGGCGATGTCGTCGACGTAACGGCCGTTGCCGCGCAGCAGCCGGTCGTCCTCGACGCGGGGGACGGAACGGCCGATCCAGCCGCCGTTGCCGGACTGGGCCCGGTCGGAATCGTGGGACATGCGGGTCACTCCCCGAATCGCTCGTCGAGTGCCTGGCACACGGCACGGCGGATGTTGCGGTAGCCGGTGCACCGGCACAGATGCCCGCTGAGCGCGTCGGCGACCTGTTCCTCGTCGGGACGCTCGGACTGCTCGGTCAGGGCGGTCGCCGTCATGACGAATCCGGGTGTGCAGAAGCCGCACTGCATGCCGTGGCACTCGTGGAAGGCCCGCTGTACGGGGGTGAGCGGAGCGTCGGCGGGAGCGAGGCCCTCGACGGTGCGGAGCTGGGCACCGTCACATTGCACGCCCAGGGTCAGGCAGGAGCGCACCGGCTCGTCGTCGACAAGGACGGTGCAGGCCCCGCAGACTCCGTGCTCGCAGCCGACATGGGTGCCGGTGAGACCGAGCCGGTCACGCAGGAAGTCGCTGAGCAGCAGCCGCGACTCGACCTGGGCTGTGACCGGTCGTCCGTTGACGGTGAGGCTGATCTCGTGCCAGGCGGAGGGCTCGGCGAGCGGCGGTGTGCGCGCGGCGAGCGGGGTGGGGACGGAGGGGGTCATCAGCAGCGCTCCCAGGCAGTGGTGCAGGCGCGGACGAGGAGATGGGCGGCGCCCTCGCGCCGGTACTCGGCGGTGGCGTGGACGTCGTCGGAAGGGGTGAGGCGGGAGAGCGCGGCACGGGCCGCGGCAGCGAGGGACTGCTCGCCGACGTCGCTGTTGACGAGCGCGTTCTCGGCGGCGGGCAGACGTACCGGGACGGGGCCCGCGCCGCAGAAGACCACACGGGCGGCGCGGACGGTGTCCGCAGCGGTGTCCCGTTCCAGGACGACGGCCACGCCGACGGTGGCGAAGTCGCCGTGCCTGCCGGTCAGTTCCTCGAAGGCCCAGCCGTGGTGTGCCGGGGCCGGCGGGAACACGACCTCGGTGAGGAGCTCGTCCGCTTCGACAGCCGTGGAGAAGGTGGCGACGAAGAAGTCCTCGGCGGTGACCGTACGGGTGCCCCGCGGCCCGGTGATCACGAAGCGGGCGTCCAGGGCCAGTGCTGCGGTGGGTAGTTCGGCGGCCGGGTCGTGGTGGGCGAGGCTGCCGCAGACGGTGCCGCGGTTGCGGATCTGAGGGTGTCCGATATGGCCGATCGCGGCGGCCAGGAGCGGCCATCCGTCCCGTACGGCGCTGTCTGTGGCGACGTGGGCCTGCCGCACGGCGGCTCCGATGCGCAGGTTGCCCGACTCGTCCACCTGGAGGCGGCCGAGTTCGGGGATCCGGGTGATGTCCACGAGCAGCTCGGGCCTGGCGAGACGCATGTTCAGCATGGGGATCAGGGACTGGCCGCCCGCGACGACCTTGGCCTCCCGCTCCTCGTCGGCGAGGAGGGCAACCGCCTCGCCGACGGTGCTGGGGGCGGTGTAGTCGAAGGATGTGGGTTTCAACCTGCTGCCACCGGACCTCTCGTGTCGTCGTTGCGCCGTGGCATTCGACACGGACGGATCTATCTAGTACCTGAAATGATTTACATTAAAGTTTCTTCTTGGCAAGAGGTTGTCCGAGATCTCACGGCCCGCGGAGGGCGATATGCGACACGTCATCGACCAGGCAGCCGCCTGGCAACGCTCCGGAACCCGCTTCGCCATGGCGACCGTCGTGCGGACCTGGGGCTCGTCCCCGCACGGACCGGGCGCATCGATGCTCGTGTCCGAGGAGGGCCGCATTGTCGGCAGCGTCTCCGGTGGCTGCGTCGAAGCCGCCGTCTGCGCGGTCGCGGAGGAGGTGCTCGCGGGCGCCGCCCCGACGCTCGAGCGCTGGGGAGTCGGCGACGAGGACGCCTTTGCGGTGGGCCTGACCTGCGGCGGAACAATCGAGGTGCTGGTCCGCGAGGTGGGTGCGGGAGTACCGCTCGGTCGACTCGCCGCCGACATCGCGGCCGGCGCGCCGGTGGCTCTGGTCACCCCCGTCGACGGCAGCGGCTGCCTGGTCGTCGGCGGCGGGACGACAACCGGATCGCTGGGCGACCCACGGGCGGACCGGGCGGCGACCCTGGCCGTCGAGGGCATGCTCGGCTGCGGCGCCAGCGGGCTCGTGGCCAGCGGAAACGGCGCAATCGACGACACTTCCTGTGCGCCGGAGCGCGAGCTGCTGGTGCAGTCCTTCGCCTCTCGGCCACGTCTGTTGATCTTCGGTGCAGCCGAGTTCGCCCGACCCCTGGCGGACATCGGCGCCGCACTGGGGCACCGGGTGACGGTCTGCGACGCCAGGCCCGCGTTCGCGGCGGCCGAGCGCTTCCCGGGGGCCGACGAGGTCGTCACCGAACGGCCCGACCGCTGGTTCCGCGCACATGAAGACCTGGTCGACACGTCGACCGCGGTGTGCGTACTGACCCATGACGCACGGTTCGACGTGCCGGTTCTCGGCCTCGCCCTGCGCAGCAGGGCCGGATATGTCGGAGCCATGGGCAGCCGCCGGACGCACGAGGACCGGATCGGGCGACTGCGCCAGGCGGGCACGACCGAAGCGGAACTCGCACGGCTGCGCTCGCCGATCGGGCTGGATCTCGGCGGCCGGGGACCCGAAGAGACCGCCGTGTCGATCCTGGCCGAGATCGTCGCGGTGCGCCGTGGCGGCACCGCACTGCCACTCACCCTGCGAACCGGCCCGGTGCACAGAGCGTAGTTGTTTTTGAACGACTGTTTTATGAACGCTCGTTTAATGTGGGCCATGTGGATCCGAAGAACGAAGGCCGTCGGCGATCGGCCGCAAGCCCCACGCCGGGAACCGGCCGGGAAGCAGGACAGCCGTCACAGCGCCGTCCCGGCTCCCATGACCCGGAGGGCAATCGCCACGCGGTCCTCGACGCGGCGCGGCGACTGTTCGGCGCGCACGGCTACCGGGGCGTGGGCGTCCGCGCCATCGCGGCCGATGCAGGAGTGACGCCCGGCCTGGTGATGGCGTACTTCGGCACCAAGGACGGTCTGTTCCGCGAGGCCGTGGGCAGCGGGGTGGGCGTCACCAACGACGTGCTGTCGGCCGCGACCTACAGCACCCGCGAACTGCCCGCGGCTCTGGCCCTCACCTACCTGGACCGGTGGGACAGCCTGCCGACCGACGATCCCTGGCCCGCGCTGATCCGCTCGGCCGTCAGCCACCCGCCGAGCGCCGAGCTCTTGCGCACGATCCTGGAGAAGCAGGTCGGCGAACCGCTCGCACGCCTGCTCGGCGACTCCGCCGACGCGGAGGTGCGCGCCGCCGTCATTCGGAGCGTCCTGTTCGGCGTGATCATGGAGCGGTACCTCTTCGCCCATGAACCAGCGGCCTCCGTCCCGACCGAGGAGCTCGCTCCGGCGCTGACCGACGTACTCACCACCGCTTTCGGTGACGCCCTCGACGCCGTTCCCCCGCCCGCGCCGGGCGGCGCGGCCGGCTCCCATGACGGGTCCCGGCCCTCGGAGCCCGTACACGCCGAGCGTCTCCGCCCGGAGCGGGCGGCGCAGGCGGCGGACAACTCCCCCGCAGCCCTGTTCGCACGGCTGAACGAGTGTGCCGCTGGTATTCGGGCGCTGATCAGCAGGACCGTCCGGGAGTACGGCATCAGTCTGCCTGCCTACGAGGTGCTCGCCGTCCTCCGCGATGCAGGAGAGCCCTACCGCCGGACGACGGGCGAGGTGGCGGCAGCCGGCACGGCCCGCGCGGGCGGTCTCACCCAGCACGCGGACCGTCTGGAGGCAGCGGGTCTGATCCGGCGGGAACGCGACGCAGACGACCGCCGGATCATCCGACTGTGTCTCACCCCGGAGGGTCTCGAACTGGCCGAGCGGATCGTCGCCGCACGGTCGGCCCAGGAGCAGGAACTGCTCGCCGGACTGGGCGCGGCAGACCGGCGCCGACTCTCCGGCCTGCTCGGCGCCCTGGGGCAAACGCTGGAGGGCCGGTCGCGTCGGTAGTGTAGTTTCCTCCAGCGTTCCGGGTTTGATGCTGCGCCACGAAGGTCGTCTCAGGGCTCGGCGCCGGTCTCTCTTCCGAGAGCCCGAAGGTCGCCGTATCTGTGGCGGCCGAGGCACAGGACGGCGGTGCCGTACTTCGGCGGGCGGGCTTGATCGGCGTCGGCAACCGCAGCGACCAAGTTGCGCACGACCTCTCACGGGTACTCGGCGGGCATGTCCGCTTTGCGTACTTGCGTGCCTGCGGGTGCAGGCACGCGAAGCGGCCCCTAGGGCGCAAAGCGAGTTTTTTTTGCACCAGGCGTACGCCCTCAGGCGCACGCCGAACGGCATGTTGACCGCCAACGGCTCCTCGTTCACCATGACGTCGCGCAGATGAAGGTGCCAAGGGGTAGTCGGCGTTGACGAAGCTGGGCGCTGTGGCCGGTCTCTCACGAGCGCGCATAAGCCTACTCCCTGGTTCGGCGGGCCTCCCCGGCCTGGCCACCGACCACGACTCCGCCAGGTGCCGGTACGTCAACGAACTCCGCGTGCGGTTCGATCCCGTGCCCGGAGGCAATCAGCAGATGCCGGCCGGGGCGTGGGGAGTGAAGGAGGAACGTGCCGTCGCGGCCGGTGTACGCCACGTCGACTTGCACTCCGCACGCATCCACCAGAGTGACTGCGGCGTTCCTCACCACGCCGCCCGCGCGGTCGCGGAGGCGGCCGACTAGCTGGTCCGGGCGATCCT includes:
- a CDS encoding FAD binding domain-containing protein; the encoded protein is MKPTSFDYTAPSTVGEAVALLADEEREAKVVAGGQSLIPMLNMRLARPELLVDITRIPELGRLQVDESGNLRIGAAVRQAHVATDSAVRDGWPLLAAAIGHIGHPQIRNRGTVCGSLAHHDPAAELPTAALALDARFVITGPRGTRTVTAEDFFVATFSTAVEADELLTEVVFPPAPAHHGWAFEELTGRHGDFATVGVAVVLERDTAADTVRAARVVFCGAGPVPVRLPAAENALVNSDVGEQSLAAAARAALSRLTPSDDVHATAEYRREGAAHLLVRACTTAWERC
- a CDS encoding xanthine dehydrogenase family protein molybdopterin-binding subunit yields the protein MSHDSDRAQSGNGGWIGRSVPRVEDDRLLRGNGRYVDDIALPGAVEAAFLRSPHAHARIESVDVTAALAAPGVVAVWTGGDVADLPAMLNKEELRTPPGLAELLDPLVRMTPMPLLAREKVLYVGQPVAVVFAENRYLAEDALELVEVRYGPLPVLVDPEHALTEDATRLHEDLPDNTAVAVATRVGDPERAFAGAHAVVSERFEAHRYVASPIETRAISAQVDPYSGRLTVWSGTQTPHRLRDAIAHTLGLESARVHVIAADVGGGFGQKGILYVEELLIPHAARRLGRPVLWREDRNENLTASSHAREQIHRIELAADAEGHLVAVRDRITVNFGAYNMTGLVVPYNSLCHLLGPYRVPNVHIDVVGVLTNTAFATPYRGAGRPETVFAMERAMDRLSAELGIEPEELRTRNLVRPDEMPYATGLVDRSGSPQSYDSGDFPELLRRAVAKADVEGVRARQREGARDGKHVGIGFAMYIEATGLGPFETARIDVAPSGRVRLAIGAPSQGQGHRTSMAQIAADAIGVPFDVIDVAGGDTEATPFGVGTIASRALVNAGNATHRAGRLVREKIVEAAARRLGVAAGGLDLNDGIVRAKEPGGPSISLAELAGKAPLPGIAEPTDGRHGTEISETVHFRPPGFAVASGAHAAVVEVDEHTGQIEILHYVVVHDAGNIVNPMIAEGQVTGGIAQGIGGALYEEMIYGPDGQPRTGTYMDYLVPTSSEIPDLDMDEIFTPSPMNDLGVKGLGEGGAIAPQAVLAGAVEDALRSLDVVVRRGPLSPSRVRALIRTAVGT
- a CDS encoding TetR/AcrR family transcriptional regulator, translating into MDPKNEGRRRSAASPTPGTGREAGQPSQRRPGSHDPEGNRHAVLDAARRLFGAHGYRGVGVRAIAADAGVTPGLVMAYFGTKDGLFREAVGSGVGVTNDVLSAATYSTRELPAALALTYLDRWDSLPTDDPWPALIRSAVSHPPSAELLRTILEKQVGEPLARLLGDSADAEVRAAVIRSVLFGVIMERYLFAHEPAASVPTEELAPALTDVLTTAFGDALDAVPPPAPGGAAGSHDGSRPSEPVHAERLRPERAAQAADNSPAALFARLNECAAGIRALISRTVREYGISLPAYEVLAVLRDAGEPYRRTTGEVAAAGTARAGGLTQHADRLEAAGLIRRERDADDRRIIRLCLTPEGLELAERIVAARSAQEQELLAGLGAADRRRLSGLLGALGQTLEGRSRR
- a CDS encoding SRPBCC family protein, encoding MQLDHSFTVPAGLDDAWKLFQELDRVAPCMPGAVLDTLEGDSFTGRVKVKVGAVQMSYRGEGTVTRDGSARSMLLDLSGSETRGAGTASATVTATLTAAPAGTLVRVRTDLDITGRPAQFGRGIMTEVGDRIVQQFATRLEELLREVGPGASAVSATSTTESLQGRLAPEPEAIDLGAAALPVLLRKAALPAAAVLFAVVVIRTLRQRSRS
- a CDS encoding (2Fe-2S)-binding protein: MTPSVPTPLAARTPPLAEPSAWHEISLTVNGRPVTAQVESRLLLSDFLRDRLGLTGTHVGCEHGVCGACTVLVDDEPVRSCLTLGVQCDGAQLRTVEGLAPADAPLTPVQRAFHECHGMQCGFCTPGFVMTATALTEQSERPDEEQVADALSGHLCRCTGYRNIRRAVCQALDERFGE
- a CDS encoding XdhC family protein, with amino-acid sequence MRHVIDQAAAWQRSGTRFAMATVVRTWGSSPHGPGASMLVSEEGRIVGSVSGGCVEAAVCAVAEEVLAGAAPTLERWGVGDEDAFAVGLTCGGTIEVLVREVGAGVPLGRLAADIAAGAPVALVTPVDGSGCLVVGGGTTTGSLGDPRADRAATLAVEGMLGCGASGLVASGNGAIDDTSCAPERELLVQSFASRPRLLIFGAAEFARPLADIGAALGHRVTVCDARPAFAAAERFPGADEVVTERPDRWFRAHEDLVDTSTAVCVLTHDARFDVPVLGLALRSRAGYVGAMGSRRTHEDRIGRLRQAGTTEAELARLRSPIGLDLGGRGPEETAVSILAEIVAVRRGGTALPLTLRTGPVHRA